One region of Halodesulfovibrio sp. MK-HDV genomic DNA includes:
- a CDS encoding sodium:solute symporter translates to MGLHWLDMLVVFLYFGLVIWMGIYTMSKVENFDDYAVAGRSVPTAILFATIAATLCGGGATIGRIAFMHKAGIVVFAGLLGVVINQFWSGFFIAGKVREAGKNIYSIGDIFGLYYGRMGRLFSSIVAFLFCLALFGVQILAMGRILQTATGMDIIPAAILSSVITVAYTWSGGMLAVVLTDAVQYVVLALGISLCGILAMNNAGGFDHIMEVLHSTPEMAAKLQPFADWSPLQLLGFFLAFLLGEFCAPYFIQRYATAKSAKDSKKGVLIFAGYYGFFLATTAGIGLASLVLQPNVEPGLALTNLVRDTLPMGLAGIVFGALLAAVMSTGDSFINTAAVIYTRDIYNEFINKTATQAALLKQSRWATLIIGGGSIAVAVLFQDVFGLMVYVFKLWPSAVLPPLLIALSGKLGTIKISPYAGAPAILFGLTACLIWGDKVLHEPYGIPANLVGILANCLVLFVVHMATKNIEPKGAFVPEKLL, encoded by the coding sequence ATGGGACTTCACTGGTTAGACATGCTCGTAGTATTTCTTTACTTCGGGCTTGTCATTTGGATGGGCATCTACACAATGAGTAAGGTCGAAAATTTCGACGATTACGCTGTTGCTGGTCGTAGTGTGCCAACTGCGATTCTATTTGCTACAATTGCTGCAACACTGTGTGGTGGTGGGGCAACAATTGGTCGTATTGCATTTATGCATAAGGCAGGCATTGTAGTTTTTGCAGGTCTTCTCGGGGTAGTAATCAACCAGTTCTGGTCCGGCTTTTTCATCGCAGGCAAAGTGCGTGAAGCCGGTAAAAACATTTACAGTATTGGTGACATATTTGGCCTGTATTATGGTCGAATGGGACGCCTTTTCTCAAGTATTGTAGCATTTTTGTTCTGTCTCGCGCTGTTCGGGGTTCAGATTCTTGCTATGGGTCGAATTCTTCAGACCGCCACAGGCATGGATATTATTCCAGCCGCAATTCTTTCTTCCGTTATTACAGTTGCCTACACATGGTCCGGCGGTATGCTGGCGGTAGTACTTACTGATGCTGTTCAGTACGTTGTTCTCGCACTTGGTATCTCCTTGTGTGGTATCCTTGCTATGAACAATGCCGGTGGCTTCGACCACATAATGGAAGTACTTCACTCAACACCTGAAATGGCTGCCAAACTCCAGCCTTTTGCTGACTGGTCTCCATTACAACTCTTAGGATTTTTCCTAGCGTTCCTGCTTGGTGAATTCTGTGCTCCGTACTTTATTCAGCGATACGCAACGGCTAAATCCGCCAAGGATTCCAAAAAAGGTGTTCTCATCTTTGCAGGTTACTACGGCTTCTTCCTTGCCACTACCGCAGGTATCGGTCTTGCCTCACTCGTTCTACAGCCAAACGTAGAGCCGGGTCTTGCATTGACCAACCTCGTACGTGACACGTTACCTATGGGTCTCGCTGGTATCGTATTCGGTGCATTGCTCGCTGCTGTTATGTCTACAGGCGATTCATTCATTAACACCGCTGCGGTTATCTACACCCGCGATATCTACAACGAATTCATTAATAAAACGGCAACACAAGCCGCCCTGCTTAAGCAGTCCCGTTGGGCTACTTTGATCATCGGTGGTGGTTCTATCGCCGTTGCTGTCCTTTTCCAGGATGTATTCGGTCTCATGGTGTACGTATTCAAACTCTGGCCATCAGCTGTTCTTCCTCCACTGCTTATCGCCCTTTCCGGTAAACTCGGTACCATCAAAATATCCCCATACGCTGGTGCACCTGCTATCCTTTTCGGTCTCACAGCCTGCCTTATCTGGGGTGATAAAGTACTGCACGAACCATATGGCATTCCGGCTAACTTAGTCGGCATCCTTGCCAACTGTCTTGTTCTGTTCGTTGTACATATGGCAACTAAAAACATTGAGCCCAAAGGTGCATTCGTACCTGAAAAACTCCTGTAG
- a CDS encoding sigma-54-dependent Fis family transcriptional regulator, with protein MQNISSRHTTAQGSELFVSTQFKARSHVQIIEESHARSRAAGIDPNQTSAPEKYKISPEMLRQRIKDSQPFYDLVTTQMSTLYRILQGSGFCMAVADADGYVLHTLGDAHLLSHYKKGNCMPGYLWTEEAVGTCGIGLVLIEGIPIQISGKEMFCKRAHHITNSATPVHDNNGKLLGVIALSGLASAVHIHTLGMVILTAKAIRSQIGEIEKAREIAIRNTYMTALMESDQRGIITLNGDGDIVQINKKATALLGLDQSNASSASLHSPDSQESLNISALTRTRMNWKQTLRAKQGFTEREVTFIRGDSRFQLVCTLDPITMPDGESAGGMLLVVEHDRILQLANEMAGSQARFTFNSIIGSSSSLKEAKKVANAAARGDAAVLLHGETGTGKELFAQAIHNASPRHNKPFVVINCGAIPNELLESELFGYVEGAFTGARKGGRPGKFELADGGTLFLDEIGDMPLDMQVKILRALQSGEVNRVGDMQTIKVDLRIIAATNVDLDTAIKRGTFREDLFYRISTLNITIPPLRDRGNDVLTLAETFLHRIRPRLGKPDLEYSSSALQAFSQATWPGNIRQLENSVERAVNICEQRVIMPDDLGLDYTDTRTAQNIASDSDHSNHANVPAEVANLDTNSEAMLGEMEQALIARLMNENDSNISKVARSLGVSRPTLYRKLKKYDLSQN; from the coding sequence ATGCAGAACATTAGTTCACGACACACAACTGCTCAGGGCAGTGAGTTATTTGTAAGTACGCAATTCAAAGCGCGCAGCCATGTGCAAATCATCGAAGAATCCCATGCTCGTTCCAGAGCCGCAGGGATCGACCCTAACCAGACTTCTGCTCCTGAAAAATATAAAATATCTCCAGAAATGCTGCGGCAGCGGATAAAAGACAGCCAGCCGTTCTACGACCTTGTGACCACACAAATGTCCACCTTGTACCGAATTCTACAGGGTTCAGGTTTCTGTATGGCTGTTGCTGATGCAGACGGATATGTTCTCCATACGCTGGGAGATGCCCACCTGCTCTCGCATTACAAGAAGGGTAACTGTATGCCCGGTTATCTTTGGACAGAAGAAGCTGTAGGTACTTGCGGCATCGGACTCGTTCTCATTGAAGGCATCCCTATTCAAATTTCCGGTAAAGAGATGTTCTGCAAACGCGCACATCATATTACCAACTCAGCCACACCAGTACATGACAACAACGGCAAGCTCCTCGGCGTAATTGCTTTGAGCGGTTTAGCCAGTGCTGTACATATTCACACGCTCGGTATGGTTATTCTCACCGCAAAGGCAATTCGATCTCAGATTGGTGAAATTGAAAAAGCACGCGAAATAGCTATCCGTAACACATATATGACTGCGCTTATGGAATCCGATCAGCGAGGGATCATTACTCTCAACGGTGATGGAGACATTGTTCAGATCAATAAAAAAGCTACAGCGCTTCTTGGACTTGATCAAAGTAATGCTAGCAGCGCTTCTCTTCACAGTCCGGATTCTCAAGAGTCCCTTAATATTTCTGCGCTCACACGCACACGCATGAACTGGAAGCAGACTCTGCGCGCCAAGCAAGGGTTCACAGAAAGGGAAGTAACATTCATTCGTGGCGATTCGCGCTTTCAGCTTGTCTGTACCCTCGACCCTATCACAATGCCTGACGGCGAAAGTGCAGGCGGTATGCTCTTGGTCGTAGAACACGACAGGATATTGCAATTGGCAAACGAAATGGCGGGTTCTCAGGCTCGTTTTACGTTCAATTCTATCATCGGTTCCAGTTCATCACTTAAGGAAGCTAAAAAGGTCGCAAACGCAGCCGCACGAGGCGATGCAGCCGTGCTCCTTCATGGAGAAACAGGCACGGGTAAAGAATTATTTGCGCAAGCGATTCATAATGCCAGCCCACGGCACAACAAACCATTTGTTGTCATCAACTGCGGAGCTATTCCGAACGAATTACTTGAAAGTGAATTATTCGGGTATGTGGAAGGCGCATTTACCGGAGCACGCAAAGGCGGACGTCCGGGTAAATTTGAATTGGCAGATGGCGGCACACTGTTCCTAGATGAAATCGGAGACATGCCTCTTGATATGCAGGTAAAAATTTTACGAGCCTTGCAGTCCGGTGAAGTAAACCGTGTCGGAGATATGCAAACCATAAAAGTTGACCTGCGCATTATTGCTGCAACCAACGTAGATCTCGACACAGCAATTAAACGCGGAACCTTCCGTGAAGATTTATTCTACCGTATCAGCACATTGAACATTACAATTCCACCGCTGCGTGATCGTGGAAATGACGTGTTGACACTTGCCGAAACATTTCTTCACCGCATCCGCCCTCGCCTCGGAAAGCCGGATTTGGAATACAGCAGCTCTGCCCTGCAGGCGTTTTCACAGGCCACATGGCCCGGCAATATTCGCCAACTTGAAAACTCTGTAGAACGTGCAGTAAACATTTGTGAGCAACGTGTGATCATGCCGGATGATCTTGGACTTGATTACACAGATACACGAACAGCGCAGAATATTGCATCTGACAGCGACCATTCAAACCACGCAAATGTTCCGGCAGAAGTCGCTAATTTGGATACAAATAGTGAAGCAATGTTGGGAGAGATGGAACAGGCACTTATCGCGCGCTTGATGAATGAAAATGATAGCAACATCAGCAAAGTAGCACGTTCTCTCGGTGTAAGCAGACCGACATTGTATAGAAAGCTTAAAAAATATGACCTTTCACAAAACTGA
- a CDS encoding glycyl radical protein, whose protein sequence is MSCCVSPHEQRLLDKIEGKEDIYRASHPRVFKILETFDNVRPMIDIERAKYFTDSMKETEGEMLCLRWAKAMKHVAENITVYIDDDNLICGRGGVKGRYGLLYPELDGDFLGVAVEDLPNRTESPFSITPEDAKVVVEEIAPYWQGKTYHEALNKSFPEEVHKLSYDDPEGLNSRFIVNETSSFRSSIQWVHDYEKILKRGFGGIKAEALEKIEALDPLSPIDNVEKKPFLEGIVIVCDAIITWARRHAELAAELAKKESDPVRKAELEKMAEVCAHVPEHPARTFHEAVQSQWFTQMFSRIEQKTGTIVSNGRMDQYFYPYYQADIEAGIIDDEKALELLECLWVGMAQFIDLYVSPTGGAFNEGYAHWEAVTIGGQTPEGRDATNELTYMFLKSKREFPLHYPDLAARIHSRSPERYLADVAETIKDGSGFPKLINDEEVVPLYVSKGATFAEAYDYAVSGCTEARMPNRDTYTSGGAYINFVAALEMVLHNGKMLKHGDEVLGLETGNPLEMNSWDEFWNAYEKQHHHFLKTAFYQQYVINNLRAKHFAQPMGSAMHDLCMKHCVDLHTPQIPEGINMGYFEHMGLGTLVDSLCAIKKLVFEDKKLTMKEVIEACDCNFEGKEDVRQLLMTAPCYGNDDVYADEVANKVDSLNVLYGQKYAKELGMHNDVRYVPFTSHVPFGKVVGASPNGRLAWTALSDGSSASHGADHNGPTAVLLSNYTSKNYGHRDRAARMLNIKFTPKCVEGEEGTDKLVSFIRTFCDLKLWHVQFNVINKDTLVAAQKDPEKYRSLIVRIAGYSAYFVDLSPDLQNDLIARTAHESV, encoded by the coding sequence ATGTCTTGTTGTGTATCACCTCACGAACAGCGTCTGCTCGATAAAATTGAAGGCAAAGAAGATATCTACCGCGCATCCCATCCGCGTGTATTTAAAATCCTCGAAACCTTCGACAACGTTCGTCCAATGATCGACATTGAACGTGCTAAATACTTCACCGACTCCATGAAAGAGACCGAAGGTGAAATGCTCTGCCTGCGTTGGGCAAAAGCAATGAAGCACGTAGCTGAAAACATCACCGTTTACATCGACGACGACAACCTCATTTGTGGTCGTGGTGGTGTAAAAGGTCGTTACGGTCTGCTCTACCCTGAACTTGACGGTGACTTCCTTGGTGTTGCAGTTGAAGATCTTCCAAACCGTACCGAGTCTCCTTTCTCTATTACTCCTGAAGATGCTAAAGTAGTAGTTGAAGAGATCGCTCCTTACTGGCAGGGCAAAACCTACCACGAAGCTCTCAACAAATCTTTCCCTGAAGAAGTTCACAAACTTTCTTACGATGATCCTGAAGGTCTTAACTCCCGCTTCATCGTTAACGAAACTTCTTCTTTCCGTTCTTCCATTCAGTGGGTTCACGACTACGAAAAGATCCTCAAACGTGGTTTCGGTGGCATTAAAGCAGAAGCTCTCGAAAAAATCGAAGCTCTCGATCCGCTTTCCCCTATCGATAACGTTGAGAAAAAACCTTTCCTCGAAGGTATCGTAATCGTTTGTGATGCAATCATCACTTGGGCTCGCCGTCACGCAGAACTCGCAGCTGAACTCGCTAAGAAAGAATCTGATCCAGTTCGTAAAGCTGAACTCGAGAAAATGGCTGAAGTTTGTGCTCACGTTCCTGAGCACCCAGCTCGTACTTTCCACGAAGCTGTTCAGTCCCAGTGGTTCACCCAGATGTTCTCTCGTATCGAGCAGAAAACTGGTACAATCGTATCTAATGGCCGTATGGACCAGTACTTCTACCCATACTACCAGGCTGATATCGAAGCTGGTATCATTGACGACGAGAAAGCTCTTGAACTTCTCGAGTGTCTCTGGGTTGGCATGGCACAGTTCATCGACCTTTACGTTTCCCCTACCGGTGGCGCTTTCAACGAAGGCTACGCTCACTGGGAAGCAGTAACAATTGGTGGTCAGACTCCAGAAGGTCGCGACGCAACCAACGAACTGACTTACATGTTCCTTAAATCAAAACGTGAATTCCCGCTTCACTACCCTGACCTTGCAGCGCGTATTCACTCCCGTTCCCCAGAGCGCTACCTCGCTGACGTTGCTGAGACTATTAAGGACGGCTCCGGCTTCCCTAAACTCATCAACGATGAAGAAGTAGTACCTCTTTATGTTTCCAAAGGTGCAACCTTTGCTGAAGCATACGACTACGCTGTTTCCGGTTGTACCGAAGCACGTATGCCTAACCGCGACACATACACATCCGGTGGTGCATACATCAACTTCGTAGCAGCTCTCGAAATGGTTCTGCACAACGGCAAAATGCTCAAACATGGCGATGAAGTTCTCGGCCTCGAAACCGGCAACCCACTCGAAATGAACTCTTGGGACGAATTCTGGAATGCTTATGAAAAACAGCATCACCACTTCCTCAAGACTGCATTCTACCAGCAGTACGTGATCAACAACCTTCGTGCTAAGCACTTTGCTCAGCCAATGGGTTCCGCAATGCACGATCTCTGCATGAAGCATTGTGTTGATCTCCATACCCCACAGATTCCTGAAGGAATCAACATGGGTTACTTCGAGCACATGGGCCTTGGTACTCTCGTAGACTCACTCTGCGCTATCAAGAAACTCGTTTTCGAAGACAAAAAACTTACTATGAAAGAAGTTATCGAAGCTTGTGATTGCAACTTCGAAGGTAAAGAAGACGTTCGTCAGCTCCTCATGACCGCTCCTTGCTACGGCAACGACGACGTGTACGCTGATGAAGTAGCGAACAAAGTTGATAGCCTCAACGTTCTCTACGGTCAGAAATACGCTAAAGAACTCGGCATGCACAACGACGTACGTTACGTACCGTTCACCTCCCACGTACCTTTCGGTAAAGTAGTTGGTGCATCTCCTAACGGTCGTCTTGCTTGGACTGCTCTCTCTGACGGTTCATCAGCATCTCACGGTGCTGACCACAACGGTCCTACCGCAGTTCTTCTTTCTAACTACACTTCTAAAAACTACGGCCACCGCGATCGCGCTGCTCGTATGTTGAACATCAAGTTCACTCCGAAGTGTGTTGAAGGCGAAGAAGGTACCGATAAACTCGTATCCTTCATCCGTACTTTCTGCGACCTTAAACTCTGGCACGTACAGTTCAACGTTATCAACAAAGATACCTTGGTTGCTGCTCAGAAAGATCCAGAAAAATACCGTAGCCTTATCGTTCGTATCGCAGGTTACTCTGCATACTTCGTAGATCTGTCCCCAGATCTCCAGAACGACCTCATCGCACGTACTGCACACGAATCTGTTTAG
- a CDS encoding TRAP transporter substrate-binding protein — MRYFIKSFMLLLVAAVLVVGVASTDAQARKITLRLGHPMAPGNNVTLGYEKFKELVEERSNGKIRVQLYGNAILGSDRVTMESAQRGTLALASASSPNMANFSKAFMVFDLPYVTSPKYQEKLYAALDNGELGKYLAAELEKINLKPIMYSEYGYRNFVATQNEIKSVADLANMKVRTTASPVEVAVASKLGMNPTPIAWGEVYTALQQGTVDGEGNTFSLLNDAKHTEVLKYAMDSAHNYSMHILLMNKKTFEGLTPELQEVIVSSGHDALVYQRGITADLEVKAVEAFKAQGIKIHKLSDAERAEFVTLTRPVWDEFSKEIPKDLLKLVQDTQK; from the coding sequence ATGCGCTATTTTATTAAATCCTTTATGTTGCTTCTCGTAGCTGCAGTACTAGTTGTCGGTGTTGCCTCTACAGATGCTCAGGCTCGCAAAATTACTCTTCGCCTCGGTCACCCGATGGCACCAGGTAACAACGTTACCCTTGGCTATGAGAAATTTAAAGAGCTCGTAGAAGAACGCTCTAACGGCAAGATCCGCGTTCAGCTCTACGGTAATGCTATTCTTGGTAGTGACCGTGTAACAATGGAATCTGCACAGCGTGGCACTCTTGCTCTCGCTTCTGCTTCTTCCCCGAACATGGCTAACTTCTCAAAAGCATTTATGGTTTTTGACCTTCCTTACGTTACCAGCCCTAAGTATCAGGAAAAACTTTACGCAGCTCTAGATAACGGAGAGCTCGGAAAGTACCTTGCGGCTGAACTTGAGAAGATCAACCTTAAGCCTATCATGTACAGTGAATACGGCTACCGTAACTTTGTTGCGACACAGAATGAAATCAAATCTGTGGCAGATCTTGCAAACATGAAAGTGCGTACCACTGCTTCTCCTGTAGAAGTAGCAGTAGCTTCTAAGCTCGGTATGAACCCAACCCCAATCGCTTGGGGCGAAGTTTACACAGCACTTCAGCAGGGTACCGTTGATGGCGAAGGTAACACCTTCTCCCTTCTCAACGATGCTAAGCACACCGAAGTTCTCAAGTATGCAATGGATTCTGCTCACAACTACTCAATGCACATTCTTCTTATGAACAAGAAGACGTTCGAAGGTCTTACCCCAGAACTGCAGGAAGTAATTGTTTCTTCAGGCCATGATGCACTTGTTTACCAGCGTGGCATTACTGCTGACCTCGAAGTAAAAGCTGTTGAAGCTTTCAAAGCACAGGGCATTAAAATTCACAAACTCAGCGATGCTGAGCGTGCTGAATTTGTAACTCTTACACGCCCTGTCTGGGACGAGTTCTCTAAAGAGATCCCTAAGGATCTTCTTAAACTTGTTCAAGATACACAGAAGTAG